The following coding sequences are from one Arthrobacter sp. PvP023 window:
- the aceB gene encoding malate synthase A: MALSVTDPQPIARAEEILTPKALAFVEELHKRFAGTRAELLKARVAKREQVARTGKLDFLPETKDVREGDWKVAPAPAALQDRRVEMTGPASPAKMAINALNSGAKVWLADLEDASTPTWANVIDAILNLRDAATGTLSYTSPEGKEYRLRNDAPLAVVVARPRGWHMDERHLLLDGEHTVGALVDFGLHFFHTAKQLVLNGQGPYYYLPKMESHLEARLWNDVFVFAQDFLGIPQGTIKATVLIETIPAAFEMDEILYELRDHAAGLNAGRWDYLFSIIKYFRDAGADFVLPDRATVAMTAPFMRAYTELLVKTCHHRGAFAMGGMAAVIPNRREPEVTAQAFEKVRADKTREANDGFDGSWVAHPDLVPVCREVFDSVLGEHPNQLDKQRPEVHVTADQLLDIASADGTVTEAGLRLNLYVAVAYTAVWISGNGAVAIHNLMEDAATAEISRSQVWQQIRNKVVLADSGNTVTRELVSTILAEETDKLRGEVGEETFAKYYQPASELIADICLSEDYTDFLTTPAYELVG; encoded by the coding sequence ATGGCTCTCTCAGTCACAGACCCGCAGCCGATTGCACGAGCAGAGGAAATCCTCACGCCGAAGGCACTGGCCTTCGTGGAGGAGCTCCACAAGCGGTTTGCGGGCACCCGCGCCGAACTCCTCAAAGCCCGCGTGGCCAAGCGCGAGCAGGTAGCCCGGACCGGAAAGCTTGATTTCCTGCCCGAAACCAAGGATGTCCGCGAGGGCGACTGGAAGGTTGCGCCGGCGCCCGCCGCGCTGCAGGACCGCCGCGTGGAAATGACCGGCCCCGCCTCGCCGGCCAAGATGGCCATCAATGCCCTCAACTCCGGCGCCAAGGTGTGGCTGGCCGACCTCGAGGACGCCAGCACACCCACCTGGGCCAACGTCATTGACGCCATCCTGAACCTCCGCGACGCGGCCACGGGAACCCTGAGCTACACCTCCCCGGAGGGCAAGGAATACCGGCTCCGCAACGACGCCCCGCTCGCCGTCGTGGTGGCCCGGCCCCGCGGCTGGCACATGGACGAACGCCACCTGCTCCTCGACGGCGAACACACCGTCGGCGCGCTGGTGGACTTCGGCCTGCACTTCTTCCACACCGCCAAGCAGCTCGTGCTCAACGGCCAGGGCCCGTACTACTACCTGCCCAAGATGGAGAGCCACCTCGAGGCGCGCCTCTGGAACGACGTGTTCGTCTTCGCGCAGGATTTCCTGGGCATTCCGCAAGGCACCATCAAGGCCACCGTTCTCATCGAGACCATCCCCGCGGCGTTCGAGATGGACGAGATCCTGTACGAGCTCCGCGACCACGCCGCCGGGCTGAACGCCGGGCGCTGGGACTACCTGTTCAGCATCATCAAGTACTTCCGCGACGCCGGAGCGGACTTTGTGCTGCCGGACCGCGCCACCGTGGCCATGACGGCACCGTTCATGCGCGCCTACACCGAGCTGCTGGTCAAGACCTGCCACCACCGCGGCGCGTTTGCCATGGGCGGCATGGCCGCAGTCATCCCCAACCGCCGCGAACCCGAGGTCACCGCCCAGGCGTTCGAGAAGGTCCGCGCCGACAAGACGCGCGAGGCCAACGACGGCTTTGACGGCTCATGGGTGGCCCATCCGGACCTGGTGCCGGTATGCCGGGAAGTGTTCGATTCCGTCCTGGGCGAGCACCCCAACCAGCTGGACAAGCAGCGCCCCGAGGTCCATGTCACGGCGGACCAGCTGCTGGACATCGCTTCGGCCGACGGCACGGTGACGGAGGCCGGGCTGCGCCTGAACCTCTATGTCGCGGTGGCGTACACGGCGGTGTGGATCTCGGGCAACGGCGCGGTGGCCATCCACAACCTGATGGAGGATGCCGCCACGGCCGAAATCTCCCGTTCGCAGGTCTGGCAGCAGATCCGCAACAAGGTGGTCCTGGCCGATAGCGGCAACACTGTCACCCGGGAACTGGTCAGCACCATCCTGGCTGAGGAAACCGACAAGCTCCGCGGTGAAGTGGGCGAGGAAACCTTCGCAAAGTACTACCAGCCGGCCAGCGAACTGATCGCTGATATCTGCCTTTCCGAGGACTACACCGACTTCCTCACCACGCCGGCCTACGAACTGGTGGGCTGA